One genomic window of Granulicella arctica includes the following:
- a CDS encoding PRTRC system protein C → MTLKTNLLPREFVYNGSKIPDPNPEMTVEQVRELLTAAYPEISTAAVSGPEDAGRSLRYTFTRAIGSKG, encoded by the coding sequence ATGACCTTGAAGACGAACCTGTTGCCGCGTGAGTTCGTTTACAACGGGTCCAAGATTCCCGATCCGAACCCTGAAATGACTGTGGAGCAGGTTCGAGAGTTGCTCACCGCAGCCTACCCGGAGATCTCGACGGCAGCGGTCTCTGGGCCAGAAGACGCCGGCAGGAGTTTGCGATACACCTTCACCCGGGCGATTGGCTCGAAGGGGTAA
- a CDS encoding PRTRC system protein E — MFRELAPLLRQRAVLLTVTHLEEDQIRVNVLPKQVGTGENTALITPFSVTGTAEELDEQLPQAFVQFVGKHLELKNTLEAAKAEMDAAGKQAKEEAKSKTKMTVKKPEPEPAKPEPAKTAPAPGLFDTLPTAAEPTPPSSDEDEILKEIQANEQSDDDTENDLEDEPVAA; from the coding sequence ATGTTCCGAGAACTCGCGCCCCTCCTACGACAGCGAGCCGTTCTGCTCACGGTCACTCACCTCGAGGAGGATCAGATTCGTGTCAACGTGCTTCCCAAGCAGGTAGGCACGGGTGAGAATACAGCTCTCATAACTCCATTCAGCGTCACGGGTACTGCCGAGGAGTTGGACGAACAGTTGCCGCAGGCTTTCGTCCAGTTCGTCGGCAAACATCTGGAGCTAAAGAACACCCTCGAAGCGGCCAAGGCCGAGATGGACGCCGCGGGCAAACAGGCAAAGGAAGAGGCGAAGTCGAAGACCAAGATGACGGTCAAGAAGCCAGAGCCAGAGCCCGCGAAACCTGAACCAGCAAAAACAGCGCCAGCACCTGGTCTCTTCGACACACTGCCTACTGCAGCAGAACCTACGCCACCAAGTTCCGATGAGGACGAAATCCTGAAGGAGATCCAAGCCAATGAGCAGTCTGACGACGACACCGAAAATGACCTTGAAGACGAACCTGTTGCCGCGTGA